A genomic segment from uncultured Desulfuromonas sp. encodes:
- a CDS encoding FtsX-like permease family protein: MDALLFAWRNLWHNRRRTLITLAAVSLTLMLTQAMHNMAIGSYQQMIYGGVRSGSGHLTVYHTGYRQDRSESLSFARQPVEQRVHASVPSIESAPRIYLSALAQSSYDSRAVALTGIDMSTESSFNPYLKKLPADEYLRADERRDALVGEKLCRELKLRTGQKLVVTLQNAEGEMVSELLRIRGLLKTGVNEVDSGLIMINLAMAQKLLGRPGHIHELALLVDRDDTIDATVATLADQLRDQPQLEVVPWQVAMPNLADAIRLDYASQNVILVIMMVIVTIGIINTLLMSVMERIHEFGIMLAVGAGRGRLVQLVACEASLLGILSAIIGSCCGSLLTWYLVVVGIDLRDFMSENMEFGGVVFDPIMRAAWDPLWMTQTALYIILLCLIAALYPAWKATRLLVVDAIRHH, translated from the coding sequence ATGGACGCTCTGCTGTTTGCCTGGCGCAATCTGTGGCATAACCGCCGCCGCACCCTGATCACCCTGGCGGCGGTCAGTCTGACCCTGATGCTGACTCAGGCGATGCACAATATGGCCATCGGCAGCTATCAGCAGATGATCTACGGTGGCGTGCGCTCCGGCTCCGGTCATCTGACCGTCTACCACACGGGCTACAGACAGGATCGTAGCGAATCGCTCAGCTTTGCCCGTCAACCGGTGGAGCAGCGGGTCCACGCCAGCGTCCCGTCAATAGAAAGTGCACCGCGCATCTACCTGAGTGCCCTGGCCCAGTCGAGCTATGACAGCCGCGCCGTGGCATTGACCGGCATCGACATGAGTACAGAAAGCTCTTTTAACCCGTATCTCAAGAAATTACCTGCGGACGAGTACCTGCGAGCGGACGAACGGCGCGACGCTCTGGTCGGAGAAAAGCTGTGTCGCGAATTGAAGCTGCGAACGGGACAAAAGCTGGTGGTGACGTTACAGAACGCCGAAGGCGAGATGGTCAGTGAACTGCTGCGCATTCGTGGCCTCTTGAAAACCGGCGTCAACGAGGTGGACAGTGGCCTGATCATGATCAATCTGGCCATGGCGCAGAAGCTGCTCGGCCGACCCGGCCACATCCACGAACTGGCCCTGCTTGTTGACCGCGATGACACCATCGACGCCACGGTAGCCACACTGGCCGACCAGCTACGCGACCAGCCACAACTGGAAGTCGTGCCCTGGCAGGTGGCCATGCCCAACTTGGCCGACGCCATCCGCCTCGATTACGCCAGTCAGAATGTGATTCTGGTGATCATGATGGTGATCGTCACCATCGGCATCATCAACACCCTGCTGATGTCAGTGATGGAACGGATTCACGAGTTCGGCATCATGCTGGCGGTTGGTGCCGGACGCGGTCGACTGGTGCAACTGGTGGCCTGCGAAGCCTCTCTGCTCGGCATCCTGTCCGCAATCATCGGCAGCTGTTGCGGCAGTCTGTTGACCTGGTATCTGGTCGTTGTCGGCATCGACCTGCGCGACTTTATGTCGGAAAACATGGAGTTTGGTGGCGTGGTGTTCGACCCGATCATGCGCGCAGCCTGGGACCCTTTATGGATGACGCAAACCGCCCTGTATATTATCCTGTTATGCCTGATTGCAGCGCTGTATCCGGCGTGGAAGGCCACGCGATTATTGGTGGTAGATGCGATCCGACATCACTAG
- a CDS encoding NAD-dependent epimerase/dehydratase family protein: MSEKRIFITGIAGFLGSHIAERCLAEGYSVAGCDNLTGGYLDNVPDGAEFHQIDCNDFASLAPLFKDVDVVYHCAATAYEGLSVFSPHLVTRNVVTATTGVVSAAAAAGVRRFVLCSSMARYGTNQVPFTEDMVPAPQDPYGIAKWSAERLLANIAETHGMEWVVVVPHNIIGPRQRYDDPYRNVAAIFINLMLQGRQPYIYGGGHQKRCFSYVSDVVDPLLRMATDDRCVGEVINIGPDDEFVTINELAAMIARLLDFDLQPNRIDGRPQEVLFANCCADKARRLLDYQPKVKLEEGLAVMIDWIKSRGPRPFLHNVELEIDGPLAPKTWSKKIL, encoded by the coding sequence TTGAGCGAAAAACGAATTTTCATTACCGGTATCGCAGGTTTTTTAGGAAGTCATATTGCCGAACGCTGTCTGGCCGAAGGCTACAGCGTTGCGGGATGTGACAACCTGACAGGTGGTTACTTGGACAATGTCCCGGACGGTGCTGAGTTTCATCAAATCGACTGCAATGATTTTGCATCGCTGGCCCCTTTGTTCAAAGACGTCGATGTCGTCTACCATTGCGCCGCCACCGCCTATGAAGGCCTCTCCGTCTTCAGCCCGCATCTGGTCACCCGCAATGTCGTCACCGCGACCACGGGCGTTGTTTCTGCGGCAGCGGCCGCGGGCGTGAGGCGCTTCGTGCTCTGTTCGTCCATGGCCAGGTACGGCACCAATCAGGTTCCGTTTACCGAGGATATGGTTCCGGCTCCTCAGGACCCTTACGGCATCGCGAAATGGAGCGCGGAACGGTTGCTGGCCAATATTGCCGAAACCCACGGCATGGAATGGGTGGTCGTGGTTCCGCACAATATTATCGGCCCTCGTCAGCGCTACGACGATCCTTATCGCAACGTGGCGGCCATCTTCATCAACCTGATGTTGCAGGGGCGGCAACCCTATATCTACGGCGGCGGCCATCAAAAGCGTTGTTTCAGTTATGTCTCCGATGTGGTCGACCCGCTGCTGCGGATGGCCACAGACGACCGCTGTGTCGGCGAGGTGATCAATATCGGCCCCGACGATGAGTTTGTCACCATTAACGAGCTTGCTGCCATGATCGCCCGATTGCTCGATTTTGATCTGCAGCCGAACCGGATCGATGGCCGCCCCCAGGAGGTTTTGTTTGCCAACTGCTGCGCCGACAAAGCCCGGCGACTGCTCGATTACCAGCCCAAGGTGAAACTCGAAGAGGGCTTGGCCGTGATGATCGACTGGATCAAATCCCGTGGCCCGCGTCCATTTTTACATAATGTGGAGCTGGAAATAGATGGGCCGCTCGCGCCGAAAACCTGGTCGAAGAAAATCCTGTGA
- a CDS encoding DUF6178 family protein, with protein MEDQTPQSLATLPPSDPYLQQVQASRGRQKYQMILNAANSAALVRSLPAQEVFLLVKELGALDAVDLIGLASPEQVTLCVDMDCWDGDQLDAENALVWLHLLLIQDEEEFLRLIDDFDFELLVMMVKKQLTVVSGLESLTDDDEDLLANRKRFDQVYECDYRNSDVAKLMEAFQDVLFRERQELYLRLMEAVRHEFDSALQEDVFHLRTGRLGDLGFVERFEARSLYDVIDPQRFDPQQHVKPQGIYTSQSTGGVAPGFLVTTVQPHDLLADVMSGGLSEDLAHELTFLLNRAMSADGVDYGEPNDVRQTMEDVYHYLNLALGFLAGTDAEKATELFHSVYLQHLFQLGYSLTASLRQRARAISKSVLGPYLDGPDAAVITALCQDKPRFFNGLMDESRADQRPFATMAEVTLVDEELQCIDMLQAVFGEQGLLPLGAPEDLDLEGCVPDLGSELTLSEIFLTALAQRIMGRDFAFRPLPIQELSQLHATLTRNDEAMTALRDETSRWLESLAPGTTPFVHYCLAIWESELCELEADDLVPEYVGGLVLRVE; from the coding sequence ATGGAAGACCAAACCCCTCAATCGCTTGCTACTCTGCCCCCTTCAGACCCGTACCTGCAACAGGTGCAGGCCAGCCGTGGCCGGCAGAAATATCAGATGATTCTCAATGCCGCCAACAGCGCCGCCCTGGTGCGCAGCCTGCCCGCTCAGGAAGTCTTCCTGCTCGTTAAGGAACTCGGTGCCCTCGACGCCGTTGATCTGATCGGTCTGGCCAGTCCGGAGCAGGTGACGCTGTGTGTCGATATGGATTGCTGGGATGGCGATCAGCTCGATGCGGAAAACGCTCTGGTGTGGCTGCATCTGCTGTTGATTCAGGACGAAGAGGAATTTCTGCGCCTGATCGACGATTTTGATTTTGAACTGTTGGTGATGATGGTCAAAAAGCAGCTGACCGTGGTCAGCGGCCTAGAATCCCTGACCGACGATGACGAAGACCTGCTGGCCAACCGCAAGCGCTTTGATCAGGTATACGAATGCGACTATCGCAACAGTGATGTCGCCAAGCTGATGGAAGCGTTTCAGGATGTGCTGTTTCGCGAGCGTCAGGAGCTGTATCTGCGCCTGATGGAAGCCGTCCGCCACGAGTTCGACAGTGCCCTGCAGGAAGATGTTTTTCACCTGCGCACCGGTCGCCTCGGTGACCTCGGCTTTGTCGAGCGCTTTGAGGCGCGTTCTCTCTACGACGTCATCGATCCGCAACGCTTTGATCCGCAGCAGCATGTCAAGCCGCAGGGCATTTATACGAGCCAAAGTACCGGTGGTGTGGCTCCCGGCTTCCTCGTCACCACGGTGCAGCCGCATGATTTGCTGGCCGATGTCATGTCTGGAGGCTTAAGTGAAGACCTCGCCCATGAACTGACCTTCCTGCTCAATCGCGCCATGAGTGCCGACGGCGTTGATTATGGCGAGCCGAATGATGTCCGCCAGACCATGGAGGATGTTTATCACTACCTCAATCTGGCCCTGGGCTTTCTGGCGGGGACTGATGCCGAAAAAGCCACCGAGTTGTTCCACAGCGTTTATTTGCAGCATCTTTTTCAACTCGGCTACAGCCTGACCGCCTCCCTGCGCCAGCGGGCGCGCGCGATTTCCAAAAGTGTGTTGGGGCCGTATCTCGATGGCCCGGATGCGGCGGTGATCACGGCGCTGTGCCAGGATAAACCACGCTTCTTCAACGGCCTGATGGATGAATCCCGCGCCGACCAGCGCCCCTTTGCCACCATGGCCGAGGTGACTCTGGTCGATGAGGAACTGCAGTGTATCGACATGTTGCAGGCCGTGTTCGGCGAACAGGGGCTGTTGCCACTGGGTGCACCGGAAGATCTTGATCTTGAAGGCTGCGTGCCCGACCTGGGCAGCGAGCTGACCCTGTCGGAAATCTTCCTCACCGCGCTGGCCCAGCGTATAATGGGCCGCGATTTTGCTTTCCGACCATTGCCGATTCAGGAACTCAGTCAATTGCACGCCACCCTGACGCGCAACGACGAAGCCATGACCGCATTGCGCGATGAAACAAGCCGCTGGCTTGAATCTCTGGCGCCGGGCACCACACCGTTTGTCCACTACTGTTTGGCCATCTGGGAAAGTGAGCTGTGCGAACTGGAAGCGGATGATCTGGTGCCGGAATATGTTGGTGGGTTGGTATTGAGAGTAGAATAA
- a CDS encoding FtsX-like permease family protein, with the protein MLIKLAFLNLGRNRRRTLLTLSSLVISAAMLILSLGIFSGMFDDMLSSATDNYTGHITISRPDYQQEHDLYLNFSPTPDLLEQLQHTPGVTGLSERLRAFCLLSGQDQSRPAELLGVDFSQEPQVTTLNQKLIAGTFPTGDAAGQGIIGSALARRLNITVGDELVLVSQAADGSIANALLTVSGIFDSGDQMLNTRLALVDLHWLQNTMALPGKVHEIVLRCQQPLRAATLAATLLQQLGDTVDVLDWGKRLPQMQEVIASYDISRLIFVAILYSAAALGVLNTFYMAVLERATEFGVLLALGMPPRRLRWLVVLESLLLGALALVGALLLGGVLTWWMSHYGIDLSNQLSAVTYAGGTIPPRLHAVHDWNNYLIPSLCLLLVSIAASYLPARRASRLQPVDVLRRL; encoded by the coding sequence ATGCTGATCAAACTGGCGTTTCTCAACCTCGGCCGCAACCGGCGCCGCACCCTGCTCACCCTGAGTTCGCTGGTGATCTCGGCGGCCATGCTTATTTTATCGCTGGGGATTTTCTCCGGCATGTTCGACGACATGCTGTCGTCGGCCACCGACAACTACACCGGGCACATCACCATCAGCCGCCCCGACTACCAGCAGGAACACGATCTGTATCTCAATTTCAGCCCGACACCCGACCTGCTGGAGCAACTGCAACACACGCCCGGCGTTACCGGGCTGTCGGAGCGGCTGCGCGCTTTCTGCCTGCTTAGCGGCCAAGACCAGAGTCGGCCCGCCGAACTGCTCGGCGTCGATTTTTCCCAGGAACCGCAGGTCACCACATTGAATCAAAAACTCATCGCCGGAACCTTCCCGACGGGTGACGCAGCCGGACAAGGCATCATCGGCAGCGCTCTGGCGCGGCGACTCAATATCACGGTCGGCGATGAACTGGTGCTGGTCTCCCAGGCCGCGGACGGCTCTATTGCCAATGCCCTGCTCACGGTCAGCGGCATTTTCGACAGCGGTGATCAGATGCTCAACACCCGCCTGGCCTTGGTCGATCTGCACTGGCTGCAGAACACCATGGCATTGCCGGGCAAAGTGCACGAGATCGTGTTGCGCTGCCAACAACCACTGCGAGCCGCCACCCTGGCCGCGACCCTCCTGCAACAGTTGGGCGATACGGTGGACGTGCTCGACTGGGGCAAACGCTTGCCGCAGATGCAGGAAGTGATCGCCTCCTACGACATCAGCCGCCTGATCTTCGTCGCCATCCTCTACAGCGCCGCCGCCCTCGGCGTGCTCAACACCTTTTACATGGCTGTGCTGGAGCGGGCCACCGAGTTCGGCGTATTGCTGGCGCTAGGCATGCCGCCGCGCCGCCTGCGCTGGCTGGTGGTGCTCGAAAGCTTACTACTTGGTGCATTGGCGCTGGTCGGTGCCCTGCTGCTCGGCGGCGTGTTGACCTGGTGGATGAGCCACTACGGCATCGACCTCAGCAATCAGCTCAGCGCCGTTACCTATGCCGGTGGCACCATCCCGCCACGGCTGCACGCGGTGCATGACTGGAATAACTATCTGATCCCGTCGTTGTGCCTGCTGCTGGTCAGTATCGCCGCGAGCTATCTGCCGGCGCGGCGTGCTTCGCGTCTGCAACCTGTTGATGTGTTGAGGAGGTTGTAG
- a CDS encoding outer membrane lipoprotein-sorting protein, which produces MRRVKNKTILVTLLLWLLVPTLAVCAADPAPAEFTAEDLQALVRQVETQYNGNSAHGRMTMTIATEHWQRTLTMEMWSWQRERFLTRIEAPAKERGVATLKIDREVWNYLPKVDRTIKIPSSMMGGSWMGSHITNDDLVKSSQVDKEYDFSLVRADETEIVIDCLPKPDTVTVWGKLVYTIDRPTMTPAQIDYFDEDLKLVRHLYFDRIEQIGERTIPMRMRVEPVDKPGEYTELNYDQIAFDIGLTPDYFSLRNLKKR; this is translated from the coding sequence ATGAGACGCGTCAAGAATAAAACAATTCTCGTGACCCTGCTGCTCTGGCTGCTGGTGCCGACACTCGCGGTCTGTGCGGCGGATCCTGCACCTGCGGAGTTCACCGCCGAAGATCTGCAAGCCCTCGTGCGTCAGGTGGAAACCCAGTACAACGGCAACTCGGCCCATGGCCGCATGACCATGACGATTGCCACCGAGCACTGGCAACGCACCCTGACCATGGAGATGTGGTCGTGGCAGCGCGAGCGGTTTCTCACCCGCATTGAGGCACCGGCCAAGGAGCGCGGCGTCGCCACGCTGAAGATCGATCGCGAGGTATGGAACTACCTGCCCAAGGTGGACCGCACCATCAAGATTCCGTCATCAATGATGGGCGGCTCGTGGATGGGCAGCCACATCACCAATGACGATCTGGTCAAATCAAGTCAGGTGGACAAGGAGTATGACTTCTCTCTGGTGCGCGCCGATGAGACAGAGATTGTCATCGACTGCCTGCCCAAGCCCGACACCGTCACCGTGTGGGGCAAGCTGGTCTACACCATTGACCGCCCGACCATGACCCCGGCGCAGATCGACTATTTTGATGAAGACCTGAAGCTGGTGCGCCATCTCTACTTTGACCGCATTGAGCAGATCGGTGAGCGCACCATCCCCATGCGCATGCGCGTCGAGCCGGTGGACAAGCCCGGCGAGTACACCGAACTCAATTACGATCAGATTGCCTTCGATATTGGCCTGACGCCCGATTACTTCTCTCTACGCAACCTGAAAAAGCGCTAG